Genomic DNA from Salvia miltiorrhiza cultivar Shanhuang (shh) chromosome 1, IMPLAD_Smil_shh, whole genome shotgun sequence:
AAGGTTTATATGAAAttggagattttagaaaaaataagaataaaaaaatatgcaaatttgacATAGAATATGATGGATGATTATGTGCCTAATTTGTTAATAATTGTATATagacaagatttattaatttttatacaatttttttaaattgatggaTAAGATGTAATTTAAGACTATATATGCGATCTGAGCATCATCACATCCGAACCTTATAATATCTTATTCTAGGATTTTAAATTGCACGAACTTGCAGCTTAATTTCTGAACGTCTTTTTCTATTCTAACACTGAGCTTAAACTGAAAGTGTGAGGGGTATAGAAGGTGGATTTCCAACACACTGTTACAATAAGAACAATGGGAATAGAGTGTGCTCGAGTTCTAGGCTTATAATACAAAGTTTGGATACCTAgaactaagagaatgtatgtactTACAATTTGGAATAACTAAGCTTGTAGTTACAGAGCTGAGTTTGTTTACTAAGCTTTTAGTTCCAGAGTTGAGTTTGTTTACACTTGATTATTCATTTCTTCGGAAATACATTGTATTCTTGAGGATGAAAGTTTGAACACTTGATCACTTGTAAATTCAAATTAGTTAACTATTTTGTTAGAGTTATATGACTATTTTGTTAGAGTTATTTACTCGAAAGACTACATCTAACTTATGAACGTtgaacttctaaacatcatcttagTGATATCCACGGGTTGGGAACCGTCGGTTCCGGGCATGAACCAACGATTCACGATTCACTGAGAAGGTGACCGTAACCGACCCGTGAAGAGGTAGAGAAGGATCGGTTTCGGGCCTTGAACCGGAAGTTTCGGGTCAGACCTGAAACAGTCGGTTCAAGGGCCAAACTGccgattttttacttttttatttgtaatgtaatGTGCATATTTTTcttatgaaattacattatttaaTTCATTACATGTAATGAAATTATTGAATAAAGTCAATATAAAATACAATGAATTATAaacgaaataaaattataacacatttaccaccaaaatataataaaattcgtatttttattgaattcaaagtaaaaaaaaaatataatttacatgTACAAATAAATTACAATCTGCAAATTACAAAATTGAACAAGGAAACTGAATTTATTAAACAATTTTACTAGTACTATACTAATaactaatttaaaatttgaatttgaaaaaataaaaataaaaaattgaaaggttTTGGGCGGTTAACCAACGGTTTCTTGCCCGATGGTTCAGTCTGGTGGTTAACCGCCGATTTTCGAACCCAATGATTTTATCCTCTTAACTTAAATATGTAACAATAATATTAGTCGTCATcacaaatttattaaataaggttgtattaaaaaagagaaaaaagaaaaagaaagtgtAAAAAAACCCTTAAAAACATAGAGAAGCATACTAAGGAttgagcctcgttaaaacctttttaaGGAAAGCCCAATAatcttaaaaaggaaaaaagatgcTCGTCTAAAAACAAAGTCGCAGAAGGACATAAAAAGCAAACCAAACTAAGAAAACCAACATGtatcatcatcacatatataatagGGAAATAGAATAGTCCTCAGTCGCAACaccatatttttatatttttattatcttaatTTTTCAAGCATTTTcgtatttattcatttttatgtatCTAAATTATCTCATCCCATATTGATTTGTTTGTGAGATTTCACAAAATGAAAGcgtatacaaaaatatattcttAATTTACTCTCCCAACCGAAAGTCCACATTTAATTGGTGgagtgattaagattaatacaatttgaattccACTCTCAATTTACcatgatcaaatttatttggttaaaataaagaatttagttaatttaattttaaaaatatatagttttaactaaataaattatttaataaatttgatttgaCCATAGAATTAGATACTCATTTTTCTCAAGCTTAGACTAGATGATGCTCAGAACTTAGTTATgatctttcaagctccaaaCGAGATAATGGTCACATGTCAATTCTGCTATTTTTCAAGCTTCAAATAAAATGATGCTAaaaaatcagttatggtctttcaagttTATAGGAGATGATGTTTGTAAGTCAGTTATGATCTTACTAGTTTAAGATGATATAATACTCACAAGTCAATtatcatttttcaattttcaaacgagattatgtttaagagtcagttttgattttttaatcTCCAAATAGTGATGAATAGAAGTTAGATATAATATTTCAAACTTTAGACGATATGATGATCAGAAGTCTTACATTCAAAAGTCAGATGTTATCTTTCGAGCTCCAGATGATGATCTGGTCTTACAaggttcaaatgagatgatgctcaaatgaAAAATGTGACCTTAAATCAATTCTTAATGTAAAAAAGTTGTACAATGTTAATATATCTTGTCTATATACGATTAAAAACAAATGTGACACATCAATCCCTCCACCATATCCTCCATCAAATTTACgtattttttttcctaaaattTTCAATCTCATGTCGACATTTATAAACACTCATCAGATGaagatttatataaaataatacttctATTATCCCACCaaaaattaacatttaattggcgaaagtaCTTCTATTacaccaaattaaattaattaaagaaataatttatgtGCAAATAATTtcattacataaaaataatataaaataatttaaatcatgACATAAGTTAATTCTCATCGAATTTTAATGGGTTACACAATTAGTTTAAAGGTGAGAGAATTAACATAAACATATCGCATAAGGGCTTAAACTGCCCTTGCAAGTAGTATTCTATTAATCTACAtcattactccctccgtcccagctaagatgatacatttctttttggcacgggatttaaggagttgtagattagtgttttaagtgtgtagtataaaagtgataaagtatgaaagagaaggtaataaagtgataaagtaggagagagaatgtaataaagtgataaagtaggagatagaaggtaataaatgagtgattaattagttgtaattgtgcaattaaaattccttattttttccatatttagaaatgtagcatcttcgttgggacagagagagtattatataatattcCCCTTGTTTCGTAAGAGTGTGcactttttgtcattttggaacGTCCCATAAAAGGTGtgcacttattttttttttggacatttctTCCACTAATAACCATAGGCACATTCTTCCACTAATAGCACACTCATATAATacttattaaaattcgtgccaccAACAATAATGCACACTTTTATGGGACATAGAGAGTATGATTTCAgatttctcttcttttcttaaTTCATGGTCCTATGTGGGTTAatgaaaaaaatttattttattttgttgcaATCGTACATCTGTTTGCAAAAATTTAATATGTAAATCTCTCTCAATATAAAAATCTCAAactaaacataattttttttcaaagttatttcatttattttattataaacacAATTAAAGTAATTTCTCGTTGAATTTCGACAGGTTACGCCCTAatttatactccattcgtccaccAATTGTTGAtccattttattattttagcgtGTCCATCAATTCTTGATctattctatttttagtaagtttttttATTTAGAATAAAGTGAAACCCTTATTTTACTCATAATATattctcttaatttttttaaattcgtgtTATTATGAAATGGGTCAAAAAATGGACGGAGTAATATTCATAATTTTAGTGAATCCCTTTACATAAGAAGCCCCCTAAAAGAAAGTTACTTAAAAACTGTGATAACCTGTATAGTTTACCATATTATATACGTTTGATAAAAAAAGATTTAGAAAAGAATAGAAAGATGGAACAAAAAGAGGTGGTCTTGAGTATATTtgagtgtaccgtacacccaGGTTGACCCGTACTCAAATTCTGACCCGCATCCcgactcaaatcgtgtaaatgatactatttgtaattgacactattctgttatacaaatgacactgcatataaatgacactataacattataaatgatactatgtataattgacattattcagaaatataaatgacaatttctataattgacactacaagattgtaaatgacattataatattgaaaatgacactataacattttaaaatgttacagtgtcatttgtataactgaataatgtcatttacatggTTTGGATTAAAATGTGGATTTGAATTAACATGTAGGTCAAAATTTGGGTATAGGTCAATCCGAGTGTACGATATATCCggtgtacaggagattttgtgaaaaaaaagaaatactatTAATAACTAGATAAAAGCAAAAAAGATGACACTAAGATAAGTCATACTTTACTTTCACGTAACTCTCCTATGTTCACCTTTTACAATGTACACATCCTTTCATGAAATTGCACACAATTCACTATTTCACTTTCATACCTTTGACCAATTTTTGACCTGCACATTAGTCCATacgaaaattaatttattattttatatattattcttATACACTTGTTTGAACTTATAACTAAAGAAAGTTTTATATATGatcattttacattttaatatttataaaatataaaatcaattaaaatcagATTCAACTACAATTAACTTTtagtaaaattactaatataAAATGTCACTAAATATATACATTCTAATTCAAGTTTTGACCTATCTTATAAATTTTAAGCGATAAAATAATTACACATAAGCTTTTATATTCTAATTCAAGTTTTGACCTATCTTATAAATTTTAAGCGATAAAATAATTACACATAAGCTTTTATGCTACCGTAAAACTCAGAAAAAAAGTTAATAATACAGTATAAAAATGAGAGCTAAACATTTAGATGAGAacattagatttaaaataatgaGTAGATAATGTATAGAATGAGTAGGAATCAGATGgcatcaaatatttatttataaacccTTTTTAACGGCTCGGTCGGAATTAGGGGACCACGGTTACCAACGGTGGGCCGCTGCAGCAAGCAATCCATCTGACGTGACTGACGTTCACTATTGGACGAAGACAATTTTCCGTCAAAGGCGCACGTTAGatgaatataataatatacCACTACCATACTACTCGTATCGGAGCTCCATTTTACCGTGCGCTCATCCTCAACAGATTTTTTTAGTTCTGATATCTGAGTGAAGCGGACGAAAGATACACGCGCGCCACAATCATTACATGTACATATACACAAATCATTCtccgattttctctctctagaattcccttacacactctctctctctgcctttTCCTTTTTCCGGTTTCGTGTGTTTGGAGGTGAGAGATGGGGAGCTCGCTGAGTTACGAGTTCGGACTGAGTGTGTGGCGAGCTTCCCGGCTGCTCGATGTTCACTCGGTGGTCGGAGGCTGCGGATTTTGCTCGTAGCTTTGGGGTTTGACTCTGGGTGAAACCTAGCCGTTGGATTGGTTTTGTGACGAGATTTGTAGATCTGAGCCGTTCGGATTTTGTCGGTGATGTTGCAGCTCCATAATTTGCGCTTTTTCGTCCGGGGCAGCGGTGAGTATCTAGTGTGAGGGTGTAAGAAATGCTATGTTTTCTGCTGTTTTAGGGAATTCTTACGCATTTTTTACggatttattgttttttttcccttttcctaTTGATGGCATGCCATTCCCCCCTCGTAAATGTAAATAGAATAGGGGAGTCACAAGAAGCaaaattttgtgtatttttgGAGGCGTGTGTTGGATTTTATGTTATTTACTTATATTGGACTAATCACTATTTCAATTGATTTAATGCGTGCTGCTGGTATAGTATGTATAGCAGTGATTCTTTTCTTTTGAGGGAAAAGAGTTATTCTAGTGCATGTCTAGAATGTATGAGTCGCTGTTGTAAGCGAAAGAGGGATTTGTGGCTTAAGCTTTGATTTCCTATTTGTCATGCTATTCTGATTCAGACAGTGCTGTTATATTCTTTGAAATGGTATCTTGACACCAAATCTGTGGAATTGAATACGTTGTTGCAGAAAATCTTATGGTTGTGTGCTTCTATTTGTAATGTGAATTACAGGGTTGCTATTGGAGGCTCGTTGGTGCCTCTTAAAACAGTTGCTTCTGTTGTGTTCTTTATTATCCTTCACTGATGCTAATCTACGTAACAAGATATTGAAAAGAGAAGCTCTATCACCAACTACCACAATTTTTGATGCCCCTGCCATGACAGAACTGTCTCTACCTTCCAATCTGCCTTCGTTCCACAAACATCACCATAATCATCTCAGCCCTCATGGTGCACCTGCTCAACCTCCTAATTTTGGTCATTTTGAGATTTCTACTCCTCCTTCTAGCTCCGGTTTGTCCAGACCTTCAATGCAGAAGAGTGGATCAGTGCCTCCGAGCAATCCACCTCCACATGTTTCAGAGATTGCGCCACCTCAACCTGAACCTAACACCATGCCTACTGGTTTAGCTCAGCCGCCATTATCTCCCAGCTTCTCTAGTAAGATTCATATCCTCTTGAATCTATTTTCTAGCCAACAGTAATATGATTATGAAATAGTTTTTACAAACCCATCCTCGCTTGTTTAGTTTTGTTGTTTCTGATGAGGTGGTTGTTTCCTTTTGGAAGGTTGTTGTGGACCAGACATGGTACTCAAACGTGAGAGCCAGGGCTGCCATTGCGTGTATCCAATAAAGCTGGAAATTCTCCTTTTGAACGTCTCATCCAATCCGAACTGGAAGCTTTTTCTAGAGCAGTTTGCTTCACAGCTTGGTCTAAGAGTGTCACAGATTGAGCTCATTAACTTTTATATTGTTGGAATATCTGGTCTGAATATATCAATGGACATTACCCCACATACGGGTATGAGTTTTTCTTCCATTGAAGCTGCAGGAATAAACTCTTCATTGTCAACGCACAGGGTCCGTCTGGATCCTGCATTAGTGGGTGACTACAAGCTTCTCAACATAACCTGGTTCAAACCGCCCTTACTGCCTCAAGGTAATCTTCATTTGTCCAGGTGCAAGTTAAAGATCTATATCAACAATGTCATTTTTGGTTGAGAATCTCATACATGGTGAATAGCAAAGACTTATGTTGTGGCTTTCCACTTTTTCGCTGGAAGTTCTTTTAACTAGCACTCAGCCATACTATaacccccaaccccaccccacctTTATGTTTTTTAGGCAAGTtgaaattattcaaaatattagcattaaatttattggttatAGTTGTCACAGTGTCATTGTTACTAATGTACTTTTACCATTTTTCTGATAAATAGGTAGTAATTGATCCCAAGTTGTTTTGGTAAACTGGTATCATCTTCCTGGATATGCCTATATTGAAACTGATGTAACCCATTTTGTCTTTTATACAGCTCCAATTTCCGATACAGCGCCATCAGAAGCGCCGCCCAATCTTCCATCAAGTCCTTCTGCACTGGCCCCTTCAAAGAAAGTTAAACATCCAAGTTTGATTCTTGTCATTGGACTTGGAGCTGTGATCCTGATAATTGCTGTCATCACTGTGGTTATGCTTTGTTTCTGTGTATCTCGCCAAGAGAAGCATATTATTGAACCTATCAAAGAAACTGGTATGTAGAGAGTTGCATTGAATTGTGTTTTTATCTGCAGTTTTAGTTCCTTCTATATTATTGATAGATTGTTTAGTGTGAATAGTGTTGTCTCTTAAATGGCAGAATTGGCCTGCCCTCTGATATAAACCACAGTTTGCCAATTCCATTCTGATGCTATGTTAGTTAAGGTGTGCTTGGCTGCGTTCCAAGGGAAAAGCACCCTCATcatcttcctttctttttctgttttttttttttttttttttttttttaatatatatatatatatatatatatatatatatatatatatatatatatatatatatatatttgctgaTCAATACTCCCATCTCTTCCCTCTTTAGTTTAACTTTTTGACTTTTGGTACTTTGCTATCACACATATCTTGGGTTCACTTCTCATTATGGATTTTATGTGCTTATTCCCTTTGAAATAGCAAAACAAAGGAGTTTGGGAACAGTTCCAGCAATGGGATCGATTCACCATCCAACCAGCACACGGTTTCTCACCTATGAAGAACTGAAAGAGGCTACGAATAACTTTGAGACAACTAGTATTCTTGGTGAGGGTGGCTTTGGGAGAGTATTCAAGGGTGTATTAAGTGATGGAACTGCCGTTGCCATAAAGAGACTAAGCAGTGGTGGACAACAAGGGGATAAAGAGTTCTTAGTTGAGGTTGAGATGCTCAGTAGGCTGCATCACCGTAACTTGGTGAAACTTGTCGGATACTACAGCAATCGTGACTCCTCACAGAACCTACTTTGTTACGAGCTTGTTCCAAATGGAAGTTTGGAGGCTTGGCTCCATGGTATAGTCAATGAATATAGATATTTCTTCCAAGTTATTACTTACACTTACAGTGAATGATAAGCATGTAATCTTTGGGTGGTTCTGTTCAGGGCCATTGGGACTAAACTGCCCTCTTGATTGGGACACAAGAATGAAAATTGCTCTTGATGCTGCACGAGGACTTGCTTACTTGCATGAGGACTCGCAACCTTGTGTCATTCACAGAGATTTTAAGGCATCGAATATATTGCTTGAGAACAACTTTCTTGCCAAAGTTTCAGATTTTGGCCTCGCAAAACAGGCCCCTGAAGGCAGGACAAACTACCTCTCCACCCGTGTTATGGGAACTTTTGGGTTAGTAGTCCCTTCTTAGGGTCATACAATAACATTTGCTCTCTGGGGCTCGATGTTCTCATTCTTTAACACTTGGGGACTTTTTCCAACAATTTACAGGTATGTCGCCCCCGAGTATGCTATGACCGGGCACCTGCTGGTGAAGAGTGATGTTTACAGTTATGGTGTGGTTCTTCTTGAGTTGTTGACAGGAAGAAAACCTGTAGATATGTCGCAGCCTTCAGGCCAGGAGAACCTTGTCACCTGGGTTAGTTAAATAAATCCAGTCTCACTCTATGTAAATTTCCCTGTTTTAGTGATTTGTTTCACGGAGACACCATTATTTTCGATGAGGCTCAACCCTTGATCTTTAGATAGTAAGCAGTTTATGTTGTTCTTTTGCAGGCTAGGCCAATACTAAGAGAGAAGGATCGATTGGAAGAACTTGCTGATCCAAGACTTGATGGCAAGTATCCAAAGGAAGATTTTTTCCGAGTGTGCACCATTGCTGCAGCGTGTGTGGCCCCAGATGCTAGCCAACGACCTTCTATGGGGGAAGTGGTGCAGTCTCTCAAAATGGTGCAACGTGTTACAGAGTATCAAGATTCTGCAGTGGCCTCCAACACTGCACCCAATCTTAGGCAGTCATCTACAACCTTTGAGTCGGATGGAACGTCATCGATTTTTTCTTCTGGTCCTTATTCCGGCTTTAGTGCCTTGGATA
This window encodes:
- the LOC131006322 gene encoding proline-rich receptor-like protein kinase PERK15, which translates into the protein MLQLHNLRFFVRGSGLLLEARWCLLKQLLLLCSLLSFTDANLRNKILKREALSPTTTIFDAPAMTELSLPSNLPSFHKHHHNHLSPHGAPAQPPNFGHFEISTPPSSSGLSRPSMQKSGSVPPSNPPPHVSEIAPPQPEPNTMPTGLAQPPLSPSFSSCCGPDMVLKRESQGCHCVYPIKLEILLLNVSSNPNWKLFLEQFASQLGLRVSQIELINFYIVGISGLNISMDITPHTGMSFSSIEAAGINSSLSTHRVRLDPALVGDYKLLNITWFKPPLLPQAPISDTAPSEAPPNLPSSPSALAPSKKVKHPSLILVIGLGAVILIIAVITVVMLCFCVSRQEKHIIEPIKETAKQRSLGTVPAMGSIHHPTSTRFLTYEELKEATNNFETTSILGEGGFGRVFKGVLSDGTAVAIKRLSSGGQQGDKEFLVEVEMLSRLHHRNLVKLVGYYSNRDSSQNLLCYELVPNGSLEAWLHGPLGLNCPLDWDTRMKIALDAARGLAYLHEDSQPCVIHRDFKASNILLENNFLAKVSDFGLAKQAPEGRTNYLSTRVMGTFGYVAPEYAMTGHLLVKSDVYSYGVVLLELLTGRKPVDMSQPSGQENLVTWARPILREKDRLEELADPRLDGKYPKEDFFRVCTIAAACVAPDASQRPSMGEVVQSLKMVQRVTEYQDSAVASNTAPNLRQSSTTFESDGTSSIFSSGPYSGFSALDTDNINKTAVFSEDLQEGR